The Pseudodesulfovibrio sp. zrk46 genome contains a region encoding:
- a CDS encoding transporter substrate-binding domain-containing protein produces the protein MLRYFLGLALCCIICMPTTAHSEKWFSIGVEGIDYMPYFNGKGSEYSGFARELLDAFAKRHDYQFQYTALPVRRLYQEFIETRQLDFKFPDNPHWRVDIKKRTNLRYSSPVCDFVDGILVNKKDLGKGITHLKTLGIIFGFDPSRHLEGLDENQVKLAPNTNIQSMARMTLSERINGFYANIAVANAQLKEINAQDDILFDKSLPYRKGSYHLSTIKHPEVLKQFNDFLQQEKQLVDSLKEQYGITDVSD, from the coding sequence GTGCTTCGATATTTTCTTGGTTTAGCCCTCTGCTGCATCATATGCATGCCCACGACTGCCCACAGCGAGAAATGGTTTTCCATCGGTGTGGAGGGCATCGATTACATGCCGTATTTCAACGGCAAGGGCAGTGAGTACAGCGGCTTTGCCCGCGAGTTGCTTGACGCGTTTGCCAAGCGCCACGACTACCAGTTCCAATATACCGCCCTCCCGGTGCGGCGACTTTATCAGGAGTTCATTGAGACCAGACAACTGGACTTCAAGTTCCCTGACAATCCCCACTGGAGAGTCGACATCAAGAAAAGGACCAACCTGCGATACTCTTCCCCGGTCTGCGACTTTGTGGACGGCATCCTTGTCAACAAAAAGGACCTCGGCAAAGGCATAACCCATCTCAAGACGCTGGGCATCATCTTCGGCTTCGACCCGTCACGTCACCTCGAAGGGCTCGACGAAAATCAGGTCAAACTCGCGCCCAATACAAATATACAGAGCATGGCCCGCATGACGCTTTCCGAACGCATCAACGGCTTTTACGCCAATATCGCCGTAGCCAATGCCCAACTGAAAGAGATCAACGCACAGGATGACATCCTGTTCGACAAATCCCTCCCCTACCGCAAGGGCAGCTATCACCTCTCTACCATCAAGCACCCCGAAGTGCTGAAGCAGTTCAACGACTTCCTGCAACAGGAAAAGCAGCTGGTGGACAGCCTCAAGGAACAGTACGGCATCACCGACGTCAGCGACTAG
- the hflK gene encoding FtsH protease activity modulator HflK, with product MNWDWDKLQKQQQGRPGGGKPPSFDDFQEQFDKFKGFKLPGWKLILPLIIVLWIASGFYIVEPDEVGVVKQFGEFNRITTAGPNYHIPYPVESVVTPKVTQIRRIEFGFRSTGRARSQAFQQGMSREVPEEALMLTGDENIVSVQFIVQYMIKDAKEYLFNVYDPTKTIVHAGEAAMREIIGKGKIDDALTTGKQEIQVQTRDLMQEILDSYQTGISIVAVQMQNVHPPEQVVDAFKDVASAREDKSRFINEAEAYQRDILPKARGEASRIINAAQAYKESKVRQAEGEASRFLAVLKEYNKAKDITRRRLYLEAMEGILQNPEIEKLIMSDEALKKSIPYLPLGQLPRQNAVAPKAKQ from the coding sequence ATGAATTGGGATTGGGACAAATTACAAAAGCAGCAACAAGGGCGCCCCGGTGGCGGCAAGCCGCCGAGCTTCGATGATTTCCAGGAGCAGTTTGACAAATTCAAAGGGTTCAAACTGCCCGGATGGAAACTCATCCTTCCTCTCATCATCGTCCTCTGGATAGCTTCGGGCTTCTACATTGTAGAACCTGACGAAGTGGGCGTGGTAAAACAGTTCGGCGAATTCAACCGCATCACCACTGCGGGCCCGAATTACCACATCCCCTATCCGGTGGAATCAGTCGTGACCCCCAAGGTCACGCAGATCCGTCGTATCGAGTTCGGTTTCCGGTCCACGGGCCGGGCCCGTAGCCAGGCCTTCCAGCAGGGCATGAGCCGCGAGGTGCCTGAAGAGGCGCTGATGCTCACCGGTGACGAAAACATCGTATCCGTGCAGTTTATCGTCCAATACATGATCAAGGACGCCAAGGAATACCTGTTTAATGTCTATGATCCGACCAAGACCATTGTTCACGCAGGCGAGGCCGCCATGCGCGAGATCATTGGTAAGGGTAAGATTGATGACGCTCTGACCACAGGGAAACAGGAAATTCAGGTCCAGACGCGTGATCTAATGCAGGAGATTCTCGACTCCTATCAGACCGGCATCAGCATTGTTGCCGTGCAGATGCAGAACGTGCATCCGCCGGAACAGGTTGTTGACGCGTTCAAGGATGTCGCCTCCGCTCGTGAGGACAAGAGCCGCTTCATCAACGAAGCCGAGGCCTACCAGCGCGACATCCTGCCCAAGGCTCGAGGCGAGGCTTCTCGCATTATCAATGCGGCCCAGGCTTACAAGGAGTCCAAGGTCCGTCAGGCAGAAGGTGAGGCTTCCCGCTTCCTGGCCGTGCTCAAGGAGTACAACAAGGCCAAGGACATCACCCGTCGCCGTCTCTATCTCGAAGCCATGGAGGGCATCCTCCAGAACCCCGAGATCGAGAAGCTGATCATGTCGGATGAGGCCCTGAAGAAATCAATACCGTACCTGCCCCTGGGACAGCTGCCGCGTCAGAACGCCGTTGCTCCCAAGGCGAAACAGTAA
- a CDS encoding phosphomannomutase/phosphoglucomutase: MKPIKQHIFRAYDIRGLVDEDFDVEWVKQLARACGTWFRQQGWDRALLGHDCRASSPAYQAAMAEGLAETGLDVICLDRVSSPVFYFAAKHLNFQAGIMITASHNPPEYNGFKVWGGATTIHGEAIQEIFRIFESGQYDSGSGLITRHDIIPTYKEDLLSRCKLERPVKVVVDGGNGTSGDLTADILEAAGAEVVRLYCEPDGNFPNHHPDPVVEEYVEDLKAKVVEVGAEAGIGLDGDGDRIGAVDETGRLMFGDQLLAIYARDLLKELPGAGVVADVKCSHLLFKDVEDHGGTAEMCITGHSIVKSRMIETGAAIGGEMSGHMFFFHGYHGFDDATYGALKLAEIMSKTDKPLSNYLADWPVTYNTPEIRMDCPEAIKFDVVAKAQTYFKERYEVIDMDGARVEFGDGWGLCRASNTQGALVLRFEAESEARLAEIRDTMETPILAWIKELGG, translated from the coding sequence ATGAAACCTATCAAGCAGCACATCTTTCGTGCATACGACATACGCGGCCTTGTGGATGAAGACTTTGACGTCGAGTGGGTAAAGCAACTGGCACGCGCCTGCGGCACATGGTTCCGCCAGCAGGGGTGGGACCGCGCCCTGCTGGGGCATGACTGCCGGGCCTCGTCGCCCGCCTATCAGGCAGCCATGGCCGAGGGGCTGGCCGAGACCGGGCTGGACGTCATTTGTCTGGACCGCGTGTCTTCGCCCGTCTTCTACTTCGCGGCCAAGCATCTCAATTTTCAGGCCGGCATCATGATCACGGCCAGCCACAACCCGCCCGAGTACAACGGTTTCAAGGTGTGGGGCGGCGCCACCACCATCCACGGCGAGGCCATTCAGGAAATTTTCCGCATCTTCGAGTCCGGCCAGTATGACTCTGGCTCCGGCCTCATCACCCGCCACGACATCATTCCCACCTACAAGGAAGACCTGCTCTCCCGCTGCAAGCTGGAGCGCCCGGTCAAGGTCGTGGTGGACGGCGGCAACGGCACCAGCGGCGATCTGACCGCCGACATCCTCGAAGCTGCCGGGGCCGAAGTGGTCCGCCTCTACTGCGAGCCGGACGGCAATTTCCCCAACCATCACCCTGATCCGGTGGTGGAGGAGTACGTGGAAGACCTCAAGGCCAAGGTGGTGGAAGTCGGTGCCGAGGCTGGCATCGGACTGGATGGCGACGGCGACCGCATCGGGGCCGTGGACGAGACCGGACGCCTCATGTTCGGCGACCAGTTGCTGGCCATCTATGCCCGCGACCTGCTCAAGGAACTCCCCGGCGCAGGCGTGGTGGCGGACGTAAAGTGTTCGCATCTGCTTTTCAAGGACGTGGAAGACCACGGCGGCACGGCCGAGATGTGCATCACCGGCCACTCCATCGTGAAAAGCCGCATGATCGAGACCGGCGCAGCCATCGGCGGCGAAATGTCCGGCCACATGTTTTTCTTCCACGGCTACCACGGCTTTGACGACGCCACCTACGGCGCACTCAAGCTGGCCGAGATCATGTCCAAGACCGACAAGCCCCTGTCCAACTATCTGGCAGACTGGCCCGTCACTTACAACACCCCTGAAATCCGCATGGACTGCCCCGAGGCCATCAAGTTCGACGTGGTGGCCAAGGCCCAGACCTACTTCAAGGAGCGCTACGAAGTCATCGACATGGACGGCGCGCGCGTGGAGTTCGGCGATGGCTGGGGACTGTGCCGCGCCTCCAACACACAGGGGGCGCTGGTGCTCCGCTTCGAGGCCGAGTCCGAAGCCCGGCTGGCAGAAATCCGCGACACCATGGAGACACCCATCCTCGCCTGGATCAAGGAGTTGGGAGGCTAA